Proteins encoded in a region of the Vanessa atalanta chromosome 23, ilVanAtal1.2, whole genome shotgun sequence genome:
- the LOC125072985 gene encoding solute carrier family 2, facilitated glucose transporter member 8-like, which yields MIIGFSVSWAGPIFPKLRDPDQSPLPYLLTEIEMSLIASFTYIGGIPGPFIMGWLSNIYGRKPCLIVGGVLAGLAYVILVWSNNLAMLYCGRLLVGLGVGIIAVMNLVYIGEIASSNIRGILLSALGIFTTCGSLLIYAVGPFLSYSYASSVGLATSLVFILCVMFIPESPIFHILEDNEVKARDNLKDLGREDDIDNILQSKIEYINSTNKKDWIELFTLRTNKKSLLIVVVMNILQHGSGILALLLGVYFYLDDYSGLNQVNWLPLALLIIFFIGYDAGIGIVPNVLIGEMFTMNVRSKGSAVALAVSWLSGFLVTVAYGAIVEHVGSYAAFWFFSSTGLISCLFTIFCIPETKGKSLLEVQDMLKKN from the exons ATGATAATAGGATTCTCAGTGAGCTGGGCTGGACCTATTTTTCCGAAATTGCGGGATCCAGATCAAAGTCCGTTGCCATATTTACTGACGGAAATAGAAATGTCCCTGATTGCGTCATTTACGTACATCGGAGGAATACCAg gtcCATTTATAATGGGTTGGCTATCAAACATTTACGGCAGGAAACCATGTTTAATAGTTGGAGGAGTGCTAGCTGGTTTGGCGTATGTCATTTTAGTGTGGTCGAACAACTTGGCTATGTTGTACTGTGGCAGATTATTGGTAGGTCTAGGAGTTGGTATCATAGCCGTTATGAATCTCGTGTATATTGGTGAAATAGC ATCTTCGAATATCAGAGGTATTCTTTTATCAGCTCTTGGGATATTTACAACATGTGGGTCATTATTGATATACGCCGTTGGACCATTTCTTTCTTATTCTTATGCGTCATCTGTTGGCTTGGCTACGAGTTTAGTTTTTATCTTATGTGTTATGTTCATACCAGAATCGCCGATTTTTCATATTCTAGAAG ATAACGAAGTCAAAGCCAGAGATAATCTGAAAGATTTGGGACGGGAAGACGATATCGATAATATATTACAGtcgaaaatagaatatattaactCAACTAATAAAAAGGACTGGATTGAATTATTTACTCTAcgaactaataagaaatctCTGCTTATAGTTgttgttatgaatattttacaacaCGGAAGTGGGATTCTAGCC TTACTGCTCGGTGTGTACTTTTATTTGGATGATTATTCTGGTTTAAATCAAGTGAATTGGCTGCCGCTTGCTcttctcattatattttttattggatacGATGCAG GTATAGGTATTGTTCCAAATGTGCTGATTGGTGAAATGTTTACGATGAACGTTAGAAGTAAAGGTTCGGCTGTAGCGCTAGCAGTCTCATGGCTGTCAGGATTTTTAGTTACTGTAGCTTATGGGGCGATAGTCGAACACGTTGGCAGTTACGCAGCGTTCTGGTTCTTTTCTTCCACTGGTCTGATATCTTGTTTGttcacaatattttgtataccGGAGACAAAAGGCAAGAGTTTGTTAGAAGTTCAGGAcatgttaaagaaaaattaa
- the LOC125073213 gene encoding sugar transporter ERD6-like 4 translates to MYIGAVPGPYMIGWLSNIKGRKPCLILGGVVSILAYTLLATANNLAMLYSGRIFAGFGIGIIALVNVVYIGEIASTPIRGVLLTVVGFCTTLGTILSFSVGPFFSYHVSAYAGLSLAVIFTLSSLMIPESPIFYILRDDENGLVKSL, encoded by the exons ATGTACATTGGAGCTGTACCAG GTCCGTATATGATAGGATGGTTGTCTAATATCAAAGGAAGGAAGCCTTGCCTTATACTTGGCGGTGTAGTATCAATTTTAGCTTATACTTTATTAGCTACAGCTAATAATTTAGCTATGCTGTATAGTGGAAGAATCTTCGCCGGTTTCGGAATTGGTATAATAGCTCTGGTCAATGTGGTTTACATTGGAGAGATCGC ATCAACACCAATCAGAGGAGTTCTTTTGACAGTTGTAGGATTTTGTACTACACTTGGTACAATTTTATCGTTTTCTGTCGGACCATTCTTCTCTTACCATGTATCGGCTTATGCTGGTCTAAGTTTAGCTGTTATTTTTACGTTGTCATCATTGATGATACCGGAATCtccgattttttatatattaagag ATGATGAAAATGGACTTGTAAAAAGCTTATAG
- the LOC125072986 gene encoding facilitated trehalose transporter Tret1-like, whose protein sequence is MAVLFFSGDIFEMVGSSVNSNIAMIIIGVFQLCGSLLASVFIEKQGRKTLLLISTVVCSITMVNPAKLLGLIIIYYDNIFFFYIRFLFSFQLSLGLYFYLDHVQRLGMEKVAWLPLVILILFFIGYDSGLGVIPIVLIGEMFTSNVRSKGSAVALTFAWIAGFLVSMAFGIMVENFGGHAAFWFFSCSSASAFLFTVFFIPETKGKTLLDIQKYMNKS, encoded by the exons AtggctgttttatttttttctggtgACATATTTGAAATGGTTGGTTCTTCTGTAAATTCGAATATAGCTATGATTATAATTGGAGTATTTCAACTATGCGGTAGTTTACTAGCATCTGTTTTTATCGAAAAACAAGGAAGAAAAACGCTTTTACTAATATCTACTGTGGTCTGTTCTATTACcatg GTTAACCCGGCTAAATTACTCGGCTTAATCATCATCTATTATGACAACATATTCTTCTTTTATATCagatttcttttttcatttcagTTATCACTCGGCTTGTACTTTTACTTGGATCATGTACAACGACTAGGAATGGAAAAAGTCGCATGGTTACCTTTGGTTATTctgatactattttttattggaTACGATTCTG GTTTGGGTGTAATTCCGATTGTTCTCATCGGTGAGATGTTTACAAGCAACGTCAGGAGTAAGGGTTCAGCTGTTGCTTTGACTTTTGCGTGGATAGCAGGATTTCTGGTTTCCATGGCATTTGGAATCATGGTTGAGAACTTTGGTGGACATGCGGCATTTTGGTTCTTTTCATGTTCATCTGCAAGCGCATTTCTATTTACTGTGTTTTTCATTCCAGAAACGAAAGGAAAAACTCTTTTAGATATTCAGAAATATATGAACAAAAGTTAA